A region from the Candidatus Paceibacterota bacterium genome encodes:
- a CDS encoding crossover junction endodeoxyribonuclease RuvC, whose product MKILAIDPGYERLGIAILEKNKSDKKEKLLYSDCFKTSAKIPFCERLVLIGDQIEKIIEIYKPAALSIETLFITNNQKTAMHVAEARGVIIYEASRAGLSVSEYTPLQVKLATTGHGSGDKKQIIKMLPNLISLNKEIRHDDEYDAIALGITYFAYNKI is encoded by the coding sequence ATGAAAATCCTTGCCATTGATCCCGGGTACGAACGTCTTGGAATTGCTATTCTTGAAAAAAACAAAAGTGACAAAAAAGAAAAGCTGCTTTACTCAGACTGTTTTAAAACTTCAGCCAAAATTCCATTTTGTGAAAGGTTGGTTTTAATAGGCGATCAAATAGAAAAAATAATTGAAATTTACAAGCCAGCCGCCCTTTCTATCGAAACCCTTTTTATTACCAACAACCAAAAAACAGCCATGCATGTGGCTGAAGCCAGAGGGGTCATCATCTACGAAGCCTCTAGAGCTGGGCTTTCAGTCTCGGAATATACCCCTCTACAGGTAAAACTGGCGACAACAGGCCATGGCTCCGGAGACAAAAAACAGATTATAAAAATGCTTCCAAACCTAATTTCCTTAAATAAAGAAATCCGTCATGATGACGAATATGATGCCATTGCTTTGGGTATCACTTACTTTGCCTATAATAAAATATAG
- a CDS encoding YebC/PmpR family DNA-binding transcriptional regulator, with amino-acid sequence MSGHNKWSQIKRQKGKTDAQKSKVFSKYARLISSESKKAGGNISAASLMAVIDLAKKENVPKDVIERAIKKGTEASTQQMESITYEAYGPGGCAIIIEALTENRNKAAQEIKHILAQHELSLASIGSAVWAFARTGVEWNPTVTVPLSDEDLNLLTKVVEALEDNDEVQAVFTNAE; translated from the coding sequence ATGTCAGGTCACAACAAATGGTCACAAATCAAACGCCAAAAAGGGAAGACTGATGCTCAAAAAAGCAAAGTCTTTTCAAAATACGCACGACTAATATCCTCTGAATCAAAAAAAGCTGGAGGCAATATTTCTGCAGCTTCTTTGATGGCCGTGATTGATCTAGCAAAAAAGGAGAACGTGCCCAAGGATGTCATCGAACGAGCTATAAAAAAAGGAACTGAGGCTTCGACTCAGCAAATGGAATCAATCACCTACGAAGCTTATGGCCCGGGCGGTTGTGCCATCATCATTGAAGCCCTGACTGAAAATCGCAACAAAGCGGCCCAGGAAATAAAACACATTCTCGCCCAGCATGAGCTGTCGTTGGCTAGTATTGGCTCAGCTGTCTGGGCTTTCGCCCGGACCGGAGTAGAATGGAACCCGACAGTGACCGTTCCCCTTTCTGATGAAGATTTAAACTTACTAACAAAAGTAGTAGAGGCTTTGGAGGATAACGATGAGGTCCAAGCTGTTTTTACTAATGCCGAATAA